In the Aliarcobacter cryaerophilus genome, one interval contains:
- a CDS encoding pyrimidine/purine nucleoside phosphorylase produces MESFKNVELIKKANIYFDGNVTSRTFIDIDGSKKSLGIMMIGEYLFGTAEAEIMEIIDGHVEVRLKGESEWKSYKSGSSFEVPANSSFDIKVLTISDYCCSYIK; encoded by the coding sequence ATGGAAAGTTTTAAAAATGTAGAGCTTATCAAAAAAGCAAATATCTATTTTGATGGAAATGTAACAAGTAGAACTTTTATAGATATAGATGGAAGTAAAAAATCTTTAGGAATTATGATGATAGGAGAGTATCTTTTTGGTACTGCTGAAGCTGAAATTATGGAAATTATAGATGGTCATGTTGAAGTAAGATTAAAAGGTGAAAGTGAGTGGAAAAGTTATAAAAGTGGAAGTTCTTTTGAAGTTCCAGCAAACTCAAGTTTTGATATAAAAGTATTAACAATAAGTGATTATTGTTGTAGTTACATAAAATAG
- a CDS encoding AtpZ/AtpI family protein, translating into MEDIKEKEQKPKHRDKIEALDSLSVGISMVAAIAIGVGIGLALKHFTGYTWTLWLGIFWGIAAAGLNVYKAYKRAQKVYEGMENDPRYSYRAKHGDKSFDDDEDK; encoded by the coding sequence ATGGAAGATATAAAAGAGAAAGAGCAAAAACCAAAACATAGAGATAAGATAGAGGCACTTGATAGTTTATCTGTTGGTATTTCTATGGTTGCTGCTATTGCAATTGGAGTTGGAATAGGTTTAGCCCTAAAACACTTTACAGGATATACATGGACACTTTGGCTTGGTATTTTTTGGGGTATTGCAGCAGCTGGTTTAAATGTTTATAAAGCTTATAAAAGAGCTCAAAAAGTGTATGAGGGTATGGAAAATGATCCAAGGTATTCATATAGAGCAAAACATGGTGATAAATCATTTGACGATGATGAAGATAAATAG
- a CDS encoding HD-GYP domain-containing protein, with protein MDKKRQMVFNLNNFLLAFSEVLNSKKVAYIALNLGIKFGFDNKKLADLCSCALIFCLEKNSLKEFDFLDSSHLEDKTFQEIINFSTLISENFDFSKNSINQRVDALEFVKNNQKNFSKELIENFFEISKNLTFWLDLENESEIVIFIYSNLEDFTKALDFEDILKMTKVFHKLQNPKSNILDSALKVTDFFEFEHKDKQIFLIATSLQNIGKLYISKDILDKKEPLNLEEKEIIKSYPYYTKKVINSIMGFSDISSLSFKAQERLDGSGIFNLSSKDLSFKDRLIICLIIYSALREQKAYREAFSHQKAIEIMQDMANNKKIDESIVDIFDKILA; from the coding sequence ATGGACAAAAAACGACAAATGGTATTTAACTTAAACAATTTTTTACTAGCTTTTAGTGAAGTTTTAAATAGTAAAAAAGTAGCATATATAGCTTTAAATTTAGGTATTAAATTTGGATTTGATAATAAAAAATTAGCTGATTTATGTTCTTGTGCTTTGATTTTTTGTTTAGAAAAAAATAGTTTAAAAGAGTTTGATTTTTTAGATAGTTCACATTTAGAAGATAAAACTTTTCAAGAGATTATAAATTTTTCAACTTTAATATCTGAAAATTTTGATTTTTCAAAAAATAGTATAAATCAAAGAGTCGATGCTCTTGAGTTTGTGAAAAACAATCAAAAAAATTTTAGTAAAGAGTTGATAGAAAACTTTTTTGAAATATCTAAAAATCTTACTTTTTGGCTTGATTTAGAAAATGAGAGCGAAATTGTTATATTTATATACTCAAATTTAGAAGATTTTACAAAAGCTCTTGATTTTGAAGATATATTAAAGATGACAAAAGTATTTCACAAACTTCAAAATCCAAAATCAAATATTTTAGATAGTGCTTTAAAAGTAACAGATTTTTTTGAGTTTGAGCACAAAGACAAACAAATTTTTCTAATAGCAACATCTTTACAAAATATTGGAAAACTATACATTTCAAAAGATATTTTAGATAAAAAAGAGCCTTTAAATTTGGAAGAAAAAGAGATAATAAAATCATATCCATACTATACAAAAAAAGTTATAAACTCTATTATGGGATTTTCTGATATTTCTTCTCTTAGCTTTAAAGCTCAAGAAAGATTAGACGGAAGTGGAATTTTTAATCTATCTTCAAAAGATTTGAGCTTTAAAGATAGGTTGATTATTTGTTTAATTATTTATAGTGCACTAAGAGAACAAAAAGCTTACAGAGAGGCTTTTTCTCACCAAAAAGCTATAGAGATAATGCAAGATATGGCAAATAATAAGAAAATAGATGAAAGTATAGTAGATATTTTTGATAAAATTTTAGCTTAA
- a CDS encoding MBL fold metallo-hydrolase: protein MFKKIVFFTLFCTFGFASNFDYKLKPQKVSENIWCFFGKTEVPSKENGGFMANSCYIKAKDSYILIDTGANYNFAKQAYEAMQKIEDLKVSTIIITHEHDDHWMGNSFYKDRFNSTIYAPKSINENYNENSKPRIFEILDKNEMENTKVIKADVVVSDEKVINISDKTIKIIPTKLTAHTKDDLIVYLPDEKVIFTGDIIMNQRVTSNRDGSVIGTLKAIDLINSYDWNTLIAGHGTITDKKATDFTTKYFTLLKTRVLEAIEAGITADEISKVVTMDDFKDVAMFDELNSRNVFDAFRELEFYDEE, encoded by the coding sequence ATGTTTAAAAAGATTGTTTTTTTTACACTTTTTTGTACTTTTGGTTTTGCATCAAATTTTGATTATAAGTTAAAACCACAAAAAGTAAGTGAAAATATTTGGTGTTTTTTTGGAAAAACTGAAGTTCCATCAAAAGAGAATGGTGGATTTATGGCAAATTCTTGTTATATAAAAGCAAAAGATAGTTATATTTTAATAGATACAGGTGCAAACTACAACTTTGCAAAACAAGCTTATGAAGCTATGCAAAAAATTGAAGATTTAAAAGTTAGTACAATTATTATAACTCATGAACATGATGATCACTGGATGGGAAATAGTTTTTACAAAGATAGATTTAATAGCACAATTTATGCTCCAAAATCTATAAATGAAAACTATAATGAAAACTCTAAGCCTCGAATTTTTGAGATATTAGATAAAAATGAGATGGAAAATACAAAAGTTATAAAAGCAGATGTTGTTGTAAGTGATGAAAAAGTTATAAATATATCAGATAAAACTATAAAGATAATCCCTACAAAACTAACAGCTCATACAAAAGATGATTTAATCGTATATCTTCCTGATGAAAAAGTTATTTTTACAGGTGATATTATTATGAATCAAAGAGTTACATCAAATAGAGATGGTTCTGTAATAGGAACTTTAAAGGCTATTGATTTAATAAATTCTTATGATTGGAATACTTTAATAGCAGGACATGGAACAATTACTGATAAAAAAGCTACAGATTTTACAACAAAATATTTCACACTTTTAAAAACAAGAGTTTTAGAAGCTATTGAAGCTGGAATTACAGCAGATGAGATTTCAAAAGTTGTCACTATGGATGATTTTAAAGATGTTGCTATGTTTGATGAGTTAAATAGTAGAAATGTTTTTGATGCTTTTAGAGAGTTAGAATTTTATGATGAAGAGTAG